A genomic segment from Neodiprion lecontei isolate iyNeoLeco1 chromosome 1, iyNeoLeco1.1, whole genome shotgun sequence encodes:
- the LOC107225745 gene encoding zinc finger protein 423 isoform X4, which produces MKTHDTQKPYQCTACSRGYNTAAALTSHMQSHKKHHHGITQNSKLDSDFGRRSVSSHSTASPPVPNSPSPSLNLTLTSRNQGKGSPMVPSASSTPVLHSPMKLACMYCTRDSFTSMQQLQMHVHAMHRAILSGDNRTMPSPGQVSEVSSLSRERMFDSQEKPFKEQEKKLSDERQEKGSEGGNNLCVKTEYFDNSGFSCGQCTMKFSNLGTLRDHLISIHRVDGFGATLMCPLCGIPCISAAAYAEHYVLQHCDDRRINYAENSDYADLKTMSRNSLKADALGYGTNKSSRDSERAVKQSDRESAEPKMATNGNYEAKDQPADLTNKHGRSGEVYSAGTLLCGQCGAALKDFESFREHLARHLQADHRKEVAKNPCPKCDASFQDREEMLGHLTKHFLGQVTKEYACGVCKKFYPHPDLLQRHLLDSHAHHLYRCALCRDTFDSRVAIQVHFAVKHSQECRVYRCSVCPTTNNENSPGNSPGGGNRNLFRSEAEMASHVRAVHAPPVAVAEGPMMPRSPATTPGTLGANLRCVFCGVCCGSDLELQLHLANHSASLYRCPICREGFAVEFLLDKHMQSHHLGGLPTGQTTPRENGRVINPRASHGTEDSAGRVQKRGRSPANSNNNSVSQRDNNNKRPNHGSNAAQHCELCERGEFANDAELQAHKKLAHTPPKAQNKALATLSLTCAYCGEVCRSRSELESHTRVQHASNEPGGRHKCNICDEVCPSGSTLAEHKLQKHCKILLSDTCFVCRGVLNSENQFLEHIQRHSLENVDPQQRVDNSLPHLPSPCVICRQTLITDLECRLHARYHLRASSSQNSSPNLSRKSPNPSCCICLRESPAEDVVNLPSNPVTGGNQSLQVCKSCYARHTQGLPILHSPYEHVRHGAGKEDRTWDQAKWESKISAKDFTRVQEAAVNPSDEEVRRCDDCGVKFEAPEELEAHRTQEHPQREENQPKTYTCIQCQISFATEAEIQKHVRKEHLESTGKPCTDALRCHLCLTEASSPLQLQAHLIEHTFAGCAALSCYICQALFTAPAGLQNHMLQQHGLGARPYDCNLCSLKFFFRAELDHHVITSHRSGGSVSPGDHQPTSTAVTIRNLDGDNKETEQRKSHEVRVKDEMVAGEEEDVNVDEQGDEEARDRDQEGEERGEEEVKKAKVTAQGEPEGSVEKNDL; this is translated from the exons ATGAAAACGCACGACACCCAGAAACCGTATCAATGCACCGCCTGCTCCCGTGGCTACAACACGGCGGCTGCTTTAACGTCCCACATGCAGTCGCACAAAAAGCACCATCACGGCATTACGCAGAACTCGAAATTGGACTCCGATTTCGGACGGAGAAGCGTCTCATCCCACAGCACGGCGTCACCGCCCGTACCGAACTCACCGTCGCCGAGTTTGAACCTCACTCTGACTTCCAGGAACCAGGGTAAGGGATCACCTATGGTACCCAGCGCTTCGAGCACCCCGGTTCTCCACTCCCCGATGAAGCTGGCCTGCATGTACTGCACCCGAGACTCATTCACAAGCATGCAACAACTCCAGATGCACGTCCACGCCATGCACCGGGCGATCCTGAGCGGGGATAACCGGACGATGCCGTCGCCGGGTCAGGTTTCGGAGGTCTCGAGTCTCTCGAGGGAGCGGATGTTCGACTCGCAGGAAAAACCGTTCAAGGAACAGGAGAAGAAGCTCTCGGACGAGAGACAGGAGAAGGGATCGGAGGGTGGTAACAACCTCTGCGTGAAGACGGAGTACTTCGACAACAGCGGATTCTCGTGCGGCCAGTGCACGATGAAGTTTTCGAATCTCGGGACCCTCAGGGACCACCTGATATCCATTCATCGGGTCGACGGGTTCGGGGCAACGCTGATGTGCCCGCTCTGCGGAATACCCTGTATCTCCGCCGCCGCCTACGCCGAGCACTACGTTCTCCAGCACTGCGACGATCGGAGGATCAACTACGCGGAGAACTCGGACTACGCCGACCTCAAGACAATGTCCAGGAACAGTCTGAAGGCCGACGCTCTCGGCTACGGCACCAACAAGTCGTCCAGGGACTCGGAGAGAGCCGTTAAACAGAGCGACAGGGAATCCGCGGAACCGAAGATGGCCACCAATGGAAATTACGAAGCGAAAGATCAGCCCGCTGACCTGACCAACAAACACGGACGATCCGGCGAGGTCTATTCGGCTGGAACTCTGCTCTGCGGTCAGTGCGGCGCTGCTCTGAAGGACTTTGAATCCTTCCGAGAGCACCTGGCCAGGCATTTGCAGGCCGACCACCGCAAGGAGGTAGCCAAAAACCCGTGCCCGAAGTGCGACGCTTCTTTCCAGGATCGCGAAGAGATGCTGGGGCACCTTACCAAGCACTTTCTTGGCCAGGTTACGAAAGAGTACGCCTGCGGGGTCTGCAAGAAGTTTTATCCTCATCCCGACCTCCTTCAGAGGCACCTGCTCGACTCCCACGCCCACCATTTGTACCGGTGTGCGCTCTGCCGGGACACCTTCGATTCCAGAGTGGCGATCCAGGTCCACTTCGCGGTGAAGCACAGCCAGGAATGTCGCGTGTATCGTTGCAGCGTCTGCCCGACAACGAACAACGAGAATTCACCCGGCAActcccccgggggtggaaacagGAACTTGTTTAGAAGCGAGGCGGAAATGGCGAGCCACGTGCGAGCCGTTCACGCACCTCCGGTGGCCGTGGCTGAGGGCCCGATGATGCCCAGGAGTCCGGCGACCACGCCAGGGACTCTGGGGGCTAACCTGCGGTGCGTTTTCTGCGGTGTCTGCTGCGGCTCCGATTTGGAGCTTCAGCTGCACCTGGCGAACCACTCGGCGAGTCTGTATCGGTGCCCGATATGCCGGGAGGGTTTCGCGGTCGAGTTTCTTCTCGACAAGCACATGCAGTCGCACCACCTCGGCGGACTGCCGACCGGGCAAACAACCCCGCGTGAAAACGGGCGAGTGATTAATCCTAGAGCGAGTCACGGGACCGAGGATTCCGCGGGGCGGGTCCAGAAGAGAGGAAGATCCCCGgccaacagcaacaacaactcGGTCAGCCAGAGggacaacaacaacaagagGCCCAATCACGGGAGCAACGCGGCTCAGCACTGCGAGCTCTGCGAGCGGGGCGAGTTTGCAAACGACGCCGAGCTTCAGGCCCACAAAAAGCTCGCCCACACGCCGCCCAAGGCCCAGAACAAGGCCCTCGCTACGCTCAGTCTGACCTGCGCCTACTGCGGTGAGGTTTGTAGGTCCAGGAGCGAGCTCGAGTCTCACACCAGGGTTCAGCACGCCTCGAACGAGCCGGGGGGTCGGCACAAGTGCAACATATGCGACGAGGTGTGCCCCTCCGGTTCCACCCTCGCTGAACACAAGCTACAGAAACACTGCAAGATATTACTCAGCGACACGTGCTTCGTGTGCCGTGGTGTGCTCAACTCGGAAAACCAGTTTCTCGAACACATTCAACGCCACAGCCTCGAGAATGTCGACCCCCAGCAGAGGGTCGATAACTCCTTACCTCATCTTCCGTCGCCTTGCGTTATCTGTCGACAAACGCTTATCACCGATCTAGAATGTCGCCTGCATGCCAG GTACCACCTGAGGGCGAGTAGCTCGCAAAATTCGAGTCCAAACCTGAGTCGAAAATCGCCAAATCCTAGCTGCTGTATTTGCCTGCGGGAATCCCCCGCGGAGGATGTCGTAAACCTGCCTTCGAACCCGGTGACTGGAGGGAACCAGTCCTTGCAGGTCTGTAAATCCTGCTACGCGAGGCACACTCAAGGCCTACCGATCCTCCACTCACCCTACGAGCACGTTCGCCACGGAGCTGGTAAAGAGGACCGCACCTGGGACCAGGCCAAATGGGAGTCGAAAATCTCCGCCAAGGATTTCACGAGGGTTCAGGAGGCCGCGGTCAACCCCTCGGACGAAGAGGTCCGGAGGTGCGACGACTGCGGCGTCAAATTCGAGGCCCCGGAGGAGCTGGAGGCCCATAGGACCCAGGAACACCCGCAGCGTGAAGAAAATCAGCCGAAGACTTATACCTGCATTCAGTGCCAG ATCTCCTTCGCGACGGAGGCTGAGATCCAAAAACACGTGAGAAAGGAACACCTCGAATCGACCGGGAAACCCTGTACCGACGCCCTCAGGTGTCACCTTTGTCTGACCGAGGCGTCCAGTCCTCTTCAGCTCCAGGCTCACCTCATCGAGCACACTTTCGCTGGGTGTGCAGCCCTCAGTTGTTACATTTGCCAGGCTCTTTTCACAGCGCCGGCAGGTTTGCAG AACCACATGCTGCAGCAGCACGGACTCGGCGCCCGTCCATACGACTGCAACTTGTGCAGTCTCAAGTTCTTCTTCCGAGCCGAGCTCGACCATCACGTAATTACGTCTCACCGTTCCGGGGGGTCGGTGTCACCGGGTGATCACCAGCCGACTTCGACCGCGGTTACGATAAGGAATCTTGATGGTGATAACAAGGAGACCGAGCAGAGGAAGTCCCACGAGGTCAGGGTGAAAGACGAGATGGTAGCCGGCGAGGAGGAAGACGTTAACGTTGACGAGCAAGGGGACGAGGAGGCGAGAGATCGAGATCAAGAAGGAGAGGAgcgaggagaagaagaagtgaAAAAGGCGAAAGTGACCGCGCAAGGCGAGCCGGAGGGATCCGTCGAAAAAAACGATTTGTGA
- the LOC107225745 gene encoding zinc finger protein 423 isoform X2: MLFKGNSSRLELLIGKIQAHKESPSPPQDEKCHPKSKEALGTGSSSWHSEDGGPVSRRGGDTPSSCATPTSASFPSEPEAEGENGPHADMNNPAAPYPCQFCDRSFPRLSYLKKHEQSHGDQMPYKCSWCARLFKHKRSRDRHVKLHTGDRRYRCTHCEAAFSRSDHLKIHMKTHDTQKPYQCTACSRGYNTAAALTSHMQSHKKHHHGITQNSKLDSDFGRRSVSSHSTASPPVPNSPSPSLNLTLTSRNQGKGSPMVPSASSTPVLHSPMKLACMYCTRDSFTSMQQLQMHVHAMHRAILSGDNRTMPSPGQVSEVSSLSRERMFDSQEKPFKEQEKKLSDERQEKGSEGGNNLCVKTEYFDNSGFSCGQCTMKFSNLGTLRDHLISIHRVDGFGATLMCPLCGIPCISAAAYAEHYVLQHCDDRRINYAENSDYADLKTMSRNSLKADALGYGTNKSSRDSERAVKQSDRESAEPKMATNGNYEAKDQPADLTNKHGRSGEVYSAGTLLCGQCGAALKDFESFREHLARHLQADHRKEVAKNPCPKCDASFQDREEMLGHLTKHFLGQVTKEYACGVCKKFYPHPDLLQRHLLDSHAHHLYRCALCRDTFDSRVAIQVHFAVKHSQECRVYRCSVCPTTNNENSPGNSPGGGNRNLFRSEAEMASHVRAVHAPPVAVAEGPMMPRSPATTPGTLGANLRCVFCGVCCGSDLELQLHLANHSASLYRCPICREGFAVEFLLDKHMQSHHLGGLPTGQTTPRENGRVINPRASHGTEDSAGRVQKRGRSPANSNNNSVSQRDNNNKRPNHGSNAAQHCELCERGEFANDAELQAHKKLAHTPPKAQNKALATLSLTCAYCGEVCRSRSELESHTRVQHASNEPGGRHKCNICDEVCPSGSTLAEHKLQKHCKILLSDTCFVCRGVLNSENQFLEHIQRHSLENVDPQQRVDNSLPHLPSPCVICRQTLITDLECRLHARYHLRASSSQNSSPNLSRKSPNPSCCICLRESPAEDVVNLPSNPVTGGNQSLQVCKSCYARHTQGLPILHSPYEHVRHGAGKEDRTWDQAKWESKISAKDFTRVQEAAVNPSDEEVRRCDDCGVKFEAPEELEAHRTQEHPQREENQPKTYTCIQCQISFATEAEIQKHVRKEHLESTGKPCTDALRCHLCLTEASSPLQLQAHLIEHTFAGCAALSCYICQALFTAPAGLQNHMLQQHGLGARPYDCNLCSLKFFFRAELDHHVITSHRSGGSVSPGDHQPTSTAVTIRNLDGDNKETEQRKSHEVRVKDEMVAGEEEDVNVDEQGDEEARDRDQEGEERGEEEVKKAKVTAQGEPEGSVEKNDL; this comes from the exons ATGCTGTTCAAAGGTAATAGCTCCCGGCTCGAACTGCTGATCGGAAAAATACAGGCACACAAGGAATCGCCGTCGCCACCGCAGGACGAAAAATGTCACCCCAAATCCAAAG aagCCTTGGGAACCGGAAGTTCCTCCTGGCACAGCGAAGATGGCGGTCCGGTGTCGAGGAGGGGCGGCGACACGCCATCTTCTTGCGCTACACCAACCTCGGCGAGTTTCCCCTCGGAACCGGAAGCGGAAGGTGAAAACGGGCCGCACGCCGACATGAACAACCCCGCGGCTCCTTATCCGTGCCAATTTTGCGACAGATCATTTCCCAGACTGAGCTACTTGAAGAAGCACGAACAG AGTCACGGTGATCAGATGCCTTACAAGTGTAGCTGGTGCGCAAGGCTGTTTAAACATAAACGAAGCAGAGATCGACACGTGAAATTGCACACCGGCGACCGGAGATATCGATGCACGCACTGTGAGGCCGCCTTCTCCAGAAG CGACCACCTGAAGATTCACATGAAAACGCACGACACCCAGAAACCGTATCAATGCACCGCCTGCTCCCGTGGCTACAACACGGCGGCTGCTTTAACGTCCCACATGCAGTCGCACAAAAAGCACCATCACGGCATTACGCAGAACTCGAAATTGGACTCCGATTTCGGACGGAGAAGCGTCTCATCCCACAGCACGGCGTCACCGCCCGTACCGAACTCACCGTCGCCGAGTTTGAACCTCACTCTGACTTCCAGGAACCAGGGTAAGGGATCACCTATGGTACCCAGCGCTTCGAGCACCCCGGTTCTCCACTCCCCGATGAAGCTGGCCTGCATGTACTGCACCCGAGACTCATTCACAAGCATGCAACAACTCCAGATGCACGTCCACGCCATGCACCGGGCGATCCTGAGCGGGGATAACCGGACGATGCCGTCGCCGGGTCAGGTTTCGGAGGTCTCGAGTCTCTCGAGGGAGCGGATGTTCGACTCGCAGGAAAAACCGTTCAAGGAACAGGAGAAGAAGCTCTCGGACGAGAGACAGGAGAAGGGATCGGAGGGTGGTAACAACCTCTGCGTGAAGACGGAGTACTTCGACAACAGCGGATTCTCGTGCGGCCAGTGCACGATGAAGTTTTCGAATCTCGGGACCCTCAGGGACCACCTGATATCCATTCATCGGGTCGACGGGTTCGGGGCAACGCTGATGTGCCCGCTCTGCGGAATACCCTGTATCTCCGCCGCCGCCTACGCCGAGCACTACGTTCTCCAGCACTGCGACGATCGGAGGATCAACTACGCGGAGAACTCGGACTACGCCGACCTCAAGACAATGTCCAGGAACAGTCTGAAGGCCGACGCTCTCGGCTACGGCACCAACAAGTCGTCCAGGGACTCGGAGAGAGCCGTTAAACAGAGCGACAGGGAATCCGCGGAACCGAAGATGGCCACCAATGGAAATTACGAAGCGAAAGATCAGCCCGCTGACCTGACCAACAAACACGGACGATCCGGCGAGGTCTATTCGGCTGGAACTCTGCTCTGCGGTCAGTGCGGCGCTGCTCTGAAGGACTTTGAATCCTTCCGAGAGCACCTGGCCAGGCATTTGCAGGCCGACCACCGCAAGGAGGTAGCCAAAAACCCGTGCCCGAAGTGCGACGCTTCTTTCCAGGATCGCGAAGAGATGCTGGGGCACCTTACCAAGCACTTTCTTGGCCAGGTTACGAAAGAGTACGCCTGCGGGGTCTGCAAGAAGTTTTATCCTCATCCCGACCTCCTTCAGAGGCACCTGCTCGACTCCCACGCCCACCATTTGTACCGGTGTGCGCTCTGCCGGGACACCTTCGATTCCAGAGTGGCGATCCAGGTCCACTTCGCGGTGAAGCACAGCCAGGAATGTCGCGTGTATCGTTGCAGCGTCTGCCCGACAACGAACAACGAGAATTCACCCGGCAActcccccgggggtggaaacagGAACTTGTTTAGAAGCGAGGCGGAAATGGCGAGCCACGTGCGAGCCGTTCACGCACCTCCGGTGGCCGTGGCTGAGGGCCCGATGATGCCCAGGAGTCCGGCGACCACGCCAGGGACTCTGGGGGCTAACCTGCGGTGCGTTTTCTGCGGTGTCTGCTGCGGCTCCGATTTGGAGCTTCAGCTGCACCTGGCGAACCACTCGGCGAGTCTGTATCGGTGCCCGATATGCCGGGAGGGTTTCGCGGTCGAGTTTCTTCTCGACAAGCACATGCAGTCGCACCACCTCGGCGGACTGCCGACCGGGCAAACAACCCCGCGTGAAAACGGGCGAGTGATTAATCCTAGAGCGAGTCACGGGACCGAGGATTCCGCGGGGCGGGTCCAGAAGAGAGGAAGATCCCCGgccaacagcaacaacaactcGGTCAGCCAGAGggacaacaacaacaagagGCCCAATCACGGGAGCAACGCGGCTCAGCACTGCGAGCTCTGCGAGCGGGGCGAGTTTGCAAACGACGCCGAGCTTCAGGCCCACAAAAAGCTCGCCCACACGCCGCCCAAGGCCCAGAACAAGGCCCTCGCTACGCTCAGTCTGACCTGCGCCTACTGCGGTGAGGTTTGTAGGTCCAGGAGCGAGCTCGAGTCTCACACCAGGGTTCAGCACGCCTCGAACGAGCCGGGGGGTCGGCACAAGTGCAACATATGCGACGAGGTGTGCCCCTCCGGTTCCACCCTCGCTGAACACAAGCTACAGAAACACTGCAAGATATTACTCAGCGACACGTGCTTCGTGTGCCGTGGTGTGCTCAACTCGGAAAACCAGTTTCTCGAACACATTCAACGCCACAGCCTCGAGAATGTCGACCCCCAGCAGAGGGTCGATAACTCCTTACCTCATCTTCCGTCGCCTTGCGTTATCTGTCGACAAACGCTTATCACCGATCTAGAATGTCGCCTGCATGCCAG GTACCACCTGAGGGCGAGTAGCTCGCAAAATTCGAGTCCAAACCTGAGTCGAAAATCGCCAAATCCTAGCTGCTGTATTTGCCTGCGGGAATCCCCCGCGGAGGATGTCGTAAACCTGCCTTCGAACCCGGTGACTGGAGGGAACCAGTCCTTGCAGGTCTGTAAATCCTGCTACGCGAGGCACACTCAAGGCCTACCGATCCTCCACTCACCCTACGAGCACGTTCGCCACGGAGCTGGTAAAGAGGACCGCACCTGGGACCAGGCCAAATGGGAGTCGAAAATCTCCGCCAAGGATTTCACGAGGGTTCAGGAGGCCGCGGTCAACCCCTCGGACGAAGAGGTCCGGAGGTGCGACGACTGCGGCGTCAAATTCGAGGCCCCGGAGGAGCTGGAGGCCCATAGGACCCAGGAACACCCGCAGCGTGAAGAAAATCAGCCGAAGACTTATACCTGCATTCAGTGCCAG ATCTCCTTCGCGACGGAGGCTGAGATCCAAAAACACGTGAGAAAGGAACACCTCGAATCGACCGGGAAACCCTGTACCGACGCCCTCAGGTGTCACCTTTGTCTGACCGAGGCGTCCAGTCCTCTTCAGCTCCAGGCTCACCTCATCGAGCACACTTTCGCTGGGTGTGCAGCCCTCAGTTGTTACATTTGCCAGGCTCTTTTCACAGCGCCGGCAGGTTTGCAG AACCACATGCTGCAGCAGCACGGACTCGGCGCCCGTCCATACGACTGCAACTTGTGCAGTCTCAAGTTCTTCTTCCGAGCCGAGCTCGACCATCACGTAATTACGTCTCACCGTTCCGGGGGGTCGGTGTCACCGGGTGATCACCAGCCGACTTCGACCGCGGTTACGATAAGGAATCTTGATGGTGATAACAAGGAGACCGAGCAGAGGAAGTCCCACGAGGTCAGGGTGAAAGACGAGATGGTAGCCGGCGAGGAGGAAGACGTTAACGTTGACGAGCAAGGGGACGAGGAGGCGAGAGATCGAGATCAAGAAGGAGAGGAgcgaggagaagaagaagtgaAAAAGGCGAAAGTGACCGCGCAAGGCGAGCCGGAGGGATCCGTCGAAAAAAACGATTTGTGA